One SAR202 cluster bacterium genomic window, AGGTGCTATCGTGAGGCGCACCGTTGTGATTGACGATAAGCTGCTTGATGAGGCGCGACGGGTTCTGGGTACCAGAGGCATCCGCGAGACCATCGAGGTCGGACTTAGACAAGCCATCCGTCGCC contains:
- a CDS encoding type II toxin-antitoxin system VapB family antitoxin, which gives rise to MVRRTVVIDDKLLDEARRVLGTRGIRETIEVGLRQAIRRQRLEELRRSLGKVELDLTSEELARLRDER